Proteins from one Oncorhynchus masou masou isolate Uvic2021 chromosome 12, UVic_Omas_1.1, whole genome shotgun sequence genomic window:
- the LOC135549218 gene encoding uncharacterized protein C11orf87 homolog codes for MTNKESEDVGLSIPLCIYNGASQTNGTCMDQIGRFFQPFSSTFALMVLVAMIIGIILVSLAAFHFNKRRMKKRKIQRAQEEYERDNLSPSTKAKREPMRPCIIVRPSPRDGEHRPHSAVQNTSYHIQEDVGTLPITNNASELDMANIEQGDGQVLETVVLS; via the coding sequence ATGACAAACAAGGAGTCCGAGGATGTGGGTCTCTCCATACCACTGTGCATCTACAACGGGGCTTCCCAAACCAACGGCACCTGCATGGACCAAATTGGCCGCTTCTTCCAACCGTTCTCCTCGACCTTTGCGCTCATGGTGCTGGTGGCCATGATAATTGGGATAATATTGGTTTCCCTGGCAGCATTTCACTTTAACAAGAGGAGAATGAAGAAGAGGAAGATCCAACGTGCCCAGGAGGAATACGAGCGTGACAACCTCAGCCCGTCCACCAAGGCGAAGAGAGAGCCTATGAGACCATGCATTATTGTCCGACCATCGCCTCGAGATGGCGAACACCGGCCACACTCCGCTGTCCAAAATACCAGTTATCACATTCAGGAGGACGTCGGTACCTTACCCATTACAAATAATGCGTCAGAATTGGATATGGCCAACATTGAGCAAGGAGACGGACAAGTGCTGGAAACGGTCGTCTTGTCTTGA